Proteins encoded together in one Synechococcus sp. A15-62 window:
- a CDS encoding ChbG/HpnK family deacetylase, whose amino-acid sequence MPVLNRMLRYGLVGGTAAAVHIGVLLLLGQWMSLSLANPIAFLAASVAGYLGHALLTFREETGGRQFARRWLLLQYVVNISVCALLPLLKAPTLVLVFTPTLLNALIWSRAARFSAQARQHQQGHPPLLHADDLGLAEGVDAAILDLAQSGRLQGASLLVNGPTATAAMQAWRDLADPPPLSLHVCLTEGHGLPDCPEIPTGFGTLLLASFMPWQRRRIAPQLRTVLLQQISRYRQLTGLRHIRLDGHQHIHLVPLVLDAVLDLASDESITWVRTTREPLPEGLPLKLWWRSLQTGGLLKWLVLRLLSRLAIPRLRRAGLQTNRRFAGVLFSGSMFGTAFRRCWETAYSSITEERAAQPVVLIHPALPNAASGMDQAAFQQSVAFFSSTNRQKEWSSAQQL is encoded by the coding sequence ATGCCTGTGCTGAACCGCATGCTGCGCTACGGCCTGGTGGGTGGCACTGCCGCAGCCGTCCACATCGGCGTACTGCTGCTGCTGGGCCAGTGGATGAGCCTGAGCCTGGCCAATCCCATTGCCTTTCTGGCCGCCTCCGTCGCGGGATATCTCGGCCATGCACTGCTGACGTTCCGAGAAGAGACCGGCGGACGCCAGTTCGCCCGTCGCTGGCTGCTGCTGCAATACGTGGTCAACATCAGTGTCTGTGCCCTGCTGCCACTGCTCAAGGCCCCGACCCTGGTGCTGGTGTTCACACCCACCCTGCTCAACGCCCTGATCTGGAGCCGAGCGGCTCGCTTCAGTGCTCAGGCCCGCCAGCACCAGCAGGGGCATCCACCGCTTCTCCATGCAGACGACCTCGGCCTGGCGGAGGGCGTCGATGCGGCCATCCTCGATCTGGCCCAAAGCGGGCGGCTTCAGGGGGCCAGTCTTCTGGTGAATGGTCCCACTGCGACCGCCGCCATGCAGGCGTGGCGTGATCTTGCCGACCCACCACCGCTCAGCCTGCATGTCTGTCTCACCGAGGGGCATGGCCTACCCGACTGCCCAGAGATCCCAACCGGATTCGGGACCTTGCTGCTGGCCTCCTTCATGCCGTGGCAACGGCGGCGCATCGCCCCCCAGTTGCGCACGGTTTTGCTGCAGCAGATCAGCCGCTACCGCCAGCTCACGGGGCTGCGACACATCCGCCTCGATGGCCACCAACACATCCATTTGGTTCCGCTTGTGCTGGATGCGGTGCTGGATCTGGCCAGCGACGAATCAATCACCTGGGTGCGTACGACGCGGGAACCCCTGCCGGAAGGCCTGCCATTGAAACTCTGGTGGCGCAGCCTGCAGACAGGAGGTCTGCTGAAGTGGCTGGTTCTGCGACTGCTGAGCAGGCTGGCCATCCCGCGCCTACGCCGGGCCGGGCTTCAAACCAACCGGCGCTTCGCCGGAGTGCTGTTCAGTGGATCAATGTTCGGAACAGCCTTTCGCCGCTGCTGGGAAACGGCCTACAGCTCAATCACTGAGGAACGTGCTGCACAGCCGGTTGTTCTGATCCACCCAGCCCTCCCTAATGCTGCGTCGGGAATGGATCAGGCGGCGTTTCAGCAGTCTGTGGCTTTTTTCAGTTCCACCAACCGCCAGAAAGAGTGGAGCTCAGCGCAACAGCTTTGA
- a CDS encoding 5'-methylthioadenosine/adenosylhomocysteine nucleosidase produces MTQPLHLGLLGAMPEEIGSDLSHLKDLSCSDHGDLRIHRGSWGDEVRLSLAWSGWGKVSAARAATRLLASDPSIDLLVFTGVAGAADPALSQWDVVLADAVVQHDMDARPLFPRFTLPALNQDRLQPQPPWFDWAKTALLEAHNAGDLKGFARPSSGLIATGDRFIGDPAVLQALRDALPDLQAVEMEGAAVAQVAEQEGVPWLVLRVISDGADETAAQSFEDFVKRYEQQAWRLIEALLKRCKDAPRRCA; encoded by the coding sequence ATGACGCAACCGCTGCACCTGGGCCTACTGGGCGCCATGCCGGAAGAGATCGGCTCTGATCTCAGCCACCTGAAGGATCTGAGCTGCAGCGACCACGGCGATCTGAGAATCCACAGGGGATCGTGGGGCGACGAGGTTCGCCTGAGCCTGGCCTGGAGCGGCTGGGGGAAGGTGAGCGCTGCGCGGGCCGCCACTCGCCTGCTGGCCAGCGATCCCAGCATCGATCTGCTGGTGTTCACTGGCGTTGCGGGCGCTGCGGATCCGGCCCTGAGTCAATGGGATGTTGTGTTGGCTGATGCCGTGGTGCAGCACGACATGGATGCCCGGCCCTTGTTCCCACGCTTCACGCTGCCAGCACTGAACCAGGACCGGCTCCAACCGCAGCCGCCCTGGTTCGACTGGGCCAAGACCGCTCTGCTGGAGGCCCACAATGCAGGCGACCTGAAGGGATTCGCACGGCCCAGCAGCGGTCTGATCGCCACGGGGGATCGCTTCATCGGAGATCCAGCGGTGCTGCAGGCGCTGCGGGATGCCCTGCCCGACCTGCAGGCCGTTGAGATGGAAGGTGCTGCTGTCGCGCAGGTGGCCGAGCAGGAGGGTGTGCCTTGGCTGGTGCTGCGGGTGATTTCCGATGGTGCCGACGAAACGGCCGCCCAAAGCTTCGAAGATTTCGTCAAGCGCTACGAACAGCAGGCCTGGCGGCTGATTGAGGCCCTGCTGAAACGCTGCAAGGACGCACCTCGACGTTGCGCATGA
- a CDS encoding heme oxygenase (biliverdin-producing): MSVALAAQLREGTKKSHTMAENTGFVSCFLKGVVDKASYRKLVADLYFVYSAMEDEISKLTDHPVVGPVAMAQLNRREALEQDLTYYFGDSWKDNIQPSPSAAAYVERIHAVAKDSPELLVGHHYTRYLGDLSGGQILKNIAQKAMNMDGDDGLRFYVFDDIADEKAFKTTYRSAMDTLPIDQAMADRIVEEANHAFHLNMNMFKELEGNLVAAIGKVLFGFLTRRQRAGSTEAVAA, from the coding sequence ATGTCTGTCGCCCTTGCTGCCCAGCTCCGGGAAGGCACGAAAAAGTCCCACACTATGGCCGAGAACACCGGCTTCGTGAGCTGCTTTCTGAAGGGAGTCGTTGATAAGGCCAGCTACCGCAAGCTGGTGGCTGATCTCTATTTCGTTTACTCCGCCATGGAGGACGAGATCAGCAAGCTGACGGATCATCCCGTGGTTGGTCCTGTCGCCATGGCCCAGCTGAACCGTCGTGAGGCTCTTGAGCAAGACCTCACTTATTACTTCGGTGACAGCTGGAAGGACAACATCCAGCCCTCCCCCTCTGCAGCGGCCTATGTGGAGCGCATTCACGCTGTGGCCAAGGACTCTCCCGAGTTGTTGGTGGGTCATCACTACACCCGCTATCTCGGTGATCTCTCTGGTGGGCAGATCCTCAAGAACATTGCCCAGAAGGCGATGAATATGGATGGGGATGATGGCCTGCGCTTTTACGTCTTTGACGACATCGCCGATGAGAAGGCGTTCAAGACGACCTATCGCTCTGCGATGGACACGCTGCCGATCGACCAGGCCATGGCCGATCGCATCGTTGAGGAGGCCAATCACGCCTTCCACCTGAACATGAACATGTTCAAAGAGCTGGAGGGCAACCTGGTGGCCGCCATCGGCAAGGTGCTGTTTGGTTTCCTCACCCGCCGTCAGCGGGCCGGCAGCACGGAGGCGGTTGCGGCCTGA
- a CDS encoding glycosyltransferase, with product MAPALVRFLVPGTSVKFRCGGLSVERQTARLVANLCPTELVTYRERSPDHPYLDDCLRDEPTDAQVLWVVSWGFDVPGLIRRLSGRRVVYHAHSSQYGFGLPPGVPVLAVSRNTLGYWGNKAPRNPLFLVPNALDQVWLDRGNRSASQRRPIDVLVQARKSSPYVLKQLVPALRQAGLVVEVQTGWVDDLVDLFNRSTLYLYDSAEYWRGRGVTEGFGLPPLEALACGCVVFSSLNHALADYGDPGHTLHQIGCGRLLFDVERIQAAAASPQVWRPSRDRLEALLRECSEAALLERWRDALAHLESLKAVSGPPLSTPPTWRLRLQQLLARLQRVVNRLPGWPCR from the coding sequence GTGGCCCCTGCGCTTGTCCGCTTTCTGGTTCCCGGCACCAGTGTCAAGTTCCGGTGTGGCGGACTGAGCGTCGAACGGCAGACCGCCCGCCTGGTGGCGAATTTGTGCCCGACAGAACTGGTCACTTATCGCGAGCGCTCACCCGATCATCCGTATCTGGATGACTGTCTTCGCGATGAGCCCACTGATGCTCAGGTTCTCTGGGTGGTGAGCTGGGGCTTTGATGTTCCTGGCTTGATCAGGCGCTTGAGCGGTCGAAGGGTTGTGTATCACGCCCACAGCAGCCAGTACGGCTTTGGCTTGCCGCCGGGGGTTCCTGTGTTGGCCGTGAGCCGCAACACCTTGGGCTACTGGGGGAACAAGGCTCCCCGCAATCCCTTGTTTCTGGTTCCGAATGCCTTGGACCAGGTTTGGCTGGATCGTGGCAACCGTTCGGCAAGCCAGCGTCGCCCGATCGATGTGCTGGTGCAGGCCCGCAAGAGCAGCCCCTACGTGCTGAAGCAACTGGTGCCGGCGTTGCGACAGGCTGGCCTGGTGGTGGAGGTGCAGACGGGCTGGGTGGATGACTTGGTCGATCTGTTCAACCGCTCCACGCTCTACCTCTACGACTCGGCGGAGTACTGGCGTGGCCGCGGCGTGACTGAGGGTTTTGGGCTGCCACCGCTGGAGGCGCTGGCCTGTGGCTGCGTTGTGTTCAGCAGCCTGAATCATGCTTTGGCCGACTACGGCGACCCCGGGCACACCCTGCATCAGATCGGTTGTGGGCGGCTGCTTTTCGACGTTGAGCGGATCCAGGCTGCTGCTGCATCTCCTCAGGTCTGGCGGCCCTCCCGCGATCGTTTGGAGGCCCTCCTGCGGGAGTGTTCGGAAGCTGCGCTGTTGGAGCGCTGGCGCGACGCCCTCGCTCACCTGGAATCTCTGAAGGCTGTTTCAGGTCCACCCCTCAGCACTCCTCCCACGTGGCGGTTACGACTGCAGCAGCTGCTCGCTCGGCTGCAGCGAGTGGTCAATCGGTTGCCCGGCTGGCCTTGCAGATAG
- a CDS encoding ABC transporter ATP-binding protein, producing the protein MSRQFPRFSLQSQTWKDVSALLGKLPARRKWLVGFVLLASFFQGILDLLLIAFLARFVGLFSGAKLADRLPGIWVFGGGILDQTGWLLALLIASFWLTSFVRFSVSLMQSLLSAEIWNDLVNQVYQNVLQQRYEFFIENRTANLSEKFNRILNSVSTKVVIPLIAIAGNALSVTSLLIGVVFVLGYQALAIFMLMLLAYAIASMLITPYLRLATKQRVRYGRRINLLLMESLRSIRDVHLYSADQHFATRFSSDGVIAKRYDRLTRLLPDVPRFVIEPAGISILFLIGLAPAVLSGDSSDVRNAIPDLFAIMFTLLKISGPLQNTFRSLNRLRGGLPEIKDALDLLDLKPERLLLASPGVPTPEGLMPRRLIQLKDASFSYRRSDKLILDSINISIPVGSRFALVGRTGSGKTTIAHLLLGLLQPSSGQLMLDGIPVSPQDLPAWQANCALVPQDIRLFDGSIRDNVAFGLDSDSIDDEDIWSALKTAQFDDVVAQMPYGLYTMIGENGVKLSGGQRQRLALARAFHRGAKVLVLDEATSALDNRTEHDVLQALDLVGRRCTTIVIAHRLSTVKKCDRIVEIENGRIHAQGDFVSLCDKSETFRDMYRIENT; encoded by the coding sequence ATGAGCCGCCAGTTTCCAAGATTTTCGCTGCAGAGTCAGACCTGGAAAGATGTCTCTGCGCTGCTGGGCAAGTTGCCGGCGCGGCGGAAGTGGTTGGTTGGGTTCGTTCTTCTTGCTTCGTTTTTTCAAGGCATTCTTGACCTTCTTCTGATTGCCTTTTTGGCTCGATTTGTGGGCCTTTTTTCAGGGGCAAAGCTTGCAGATCGTTTGCCTGGGATTTGGGTCTTTGGGGGTGGAATTTTAGATCAAACAGGTTGGTTGTTAGCACTATTGATTGCCTCTTTCTGGCTCACGTCTTTCGTGCGTTTTTCTGTGTCTTTGATGCAAAGTTTGTTGAGCGCGGAGATTTGGAACGATCTTGTTAATCAAGTTTATCAAAATGTTCTGCAGCAGAGGTATGAATTTTTTATAGAAAATCGTACCGCCAATCTCTCCGAAAAATTCAATCGAATACTCAATAGTGTTTCGACGAAAGTTGTCATTCCTTTAATTGCGATCGCTGGCAATGCTTTGTCGGTGACTTCGTTGCTGATTGGGGTTGTTTTTGTTCTTGGTTATCAGGCTTTGGCCATCTTCATGTTGATGTTGCTGGCCTATGCCATTGCCTCAATGCTCATTACTCCCTATTTGAGATTGGCGACCAAGCAGCGAGTCCGTTATGGCCGCCGTATCAACCTGTTGTTGATGGAGTCGTTGAGATCCATTCGTGATGTGCATCTTTACTCCGCTGACCAACATTTTGCAACTCGTTTCTCTTCTGATGGTGTCATCGCAAAACGATATGACCGATTAACGCGACTGCTTCCTGATGTGCCGCGCTTCGTGATTGAACCTGCCGGAATCTCCATTTTATTTTTAATCGGCTTGGCTCCTGCTGTTTTGAGCGGAGATTCGAGCGATGTGCGTAATGCGATACCTGATTTGTTCGCTATCATGTTCACACTGTTGAAAATTTCTGGGCCGCTTCAGAACACATTCCGCAGCCTGAATCGTTTGCGAGGTGGTCTCCCGGAGATCAAAGATGCACTTGATTTGTTGGATCTAAAGCCCGAACGGCTTCTTCTGGCTTCTCCAGGTGTACCAACCCCGGAAGGGCTGATGCCCCGTCGTCTTATTCAGCTGAAGGATGCCAGTTTTTCGTACCGCCGCAGTGACAAATTAATTCTCGATTCAATTAATATTTCCATTCCGGTCGGATCTCGTTTTGCCCTTGTGGGGCGCACCGGAAGCGGGAAAACAACAATTGCCCATCTGCTGTTGGGTTTGTTGCAGCCGTCCTCCGGCCAGCTCATGTTGGACGGTATTCCTGTGAGTCCGCAAGATTTGCCAGCATGGCAGGCCAATTGTGCTTTGGTTCCTCAAGACATTCGTCTTTTTGATGGAAGCATTCGCGATAACGTTGCTTTTGGATTGGATAGCGATTCGATCGATGATGAAGATATTTGGTCGGCGTTGAAAACGGCTCAGTTCGATGATGTTGTTGCTCAAATGCCTTATGGCCTTTACACCATGATTGGTGAGAATGGCGTGAAATTGTCTGGCGGGCAGCGTCAGCGTCTTGCTCTTGCGCGAGCTTTTCATCGTGGAGCCAAGGTTCTGGTCCTCGATGAAGCGACCAGTGCTCTCGATAATAGAACTGAGCATGATGTGCTCCAGGCTTTGGATCTGGTTGGGCGTCGTTGCACAACGATTGTGATTGCCCATCGCTTATCAACGGTGAAAAAGTGTGATCGGATTGTCGAGATTGAAAACGGCAGGATCCATGCTCAGGGTGATTTTGTTTCTCTGTGCGATAAGTCAGAGACGTTCAGAGATATGTATCGCATTGAAAATACTTGA